A region of the Esox lucius isolate fEsoLuc1 chromosome 10, fEsoLuc1.pri, whole genome shotgun sequence genome:
ttctcagtctcctccagttttaaattttaggaggagatgaggtcctggtccacacctgcggattacctggtttggggggcccgttgctgtccctgtccttgtccacctggtcatacttctgacctagtctaaaatcaaatagactctggatttagcccagagaaatgtatttattattccaattggactcttaatatctcacccggcacagccagaagaggactggtcacccctctgagcctgggtcctctctaggtttcttcctaaaattcgaccttcttagggagtttttcctagccactgaaattcaacactactgttgtttgctccttggggtttaaggccgggtgtctctgtaaagcactttgtgacaactgctgttgtaaaaagggctttatgaatacatttgattgattgactgattgattgttcTCAAATGTCCTTGCACTTAAACTTGAAAACGTTTTATCAGAAATAGTGGATTTTGACCAAACTGGCTTTTTTCAGCACCGTTCATCCATAGAGAATGTAAGAAGGGTTTTTAACATCATTCAATGATCATTCACTGTGCTAAAGCTGAAAGTCACCCTGTATTGCTGTGTCCTTAGATGCTGAAAAGGCTTTTGATCAGGTGGAATCAGGATATTACTTGAAACAAAGGCTAAGATCAACTTTGGACACACATTTTTAGGTGTAGTCATATTATTCTATAAACACCCTGTTGCTCAGGTACAGATTAATGATAATATCTCATCTAGCTTCCTTTTGTCTAATTCCACACAACTGCTGTCTTTCACCTCTCGTTTGATCCAGCCGTCGAGACTCTGGCCGTGGGTATAAGAGCCTCCCCTCTATTCACAGTATACAGGTTAGAGAGTGTATCCATACTATTTCCTAATATGCATATGACatcattacttttttaaccCACCCTGATATATCTGTTCAGGCCCTCATAGATACATTAATACATTCTGgatgcaaaatgtatttgacaaaaAGTGCCTGTTAATGCTGAAGCTCAATCCTGGTTAGCAGACAGTATCACTTTCAAGTGGAACCCTGATTAACCTACTTATTTGGGGCTTCGGACACTAAGACCACCTAGTTAAATTGCAATCAGTGTCAGTTAGCGcacacatggatgcactgagcaggctagatactgagccatggggaacagaaaatcacttcataaagatggaaaaggatataaaaagatatccaaagccttgcatatgccagtactgttcaatcacttaagaagtggaatatttagggatctcttgatatgaagtcaaggtcaggtagaccaagaaggatttcagccaaaactcccagaagaattgttccggttacaaagaaaaacccacaggtaacctctggagaaatacaggttgctatggaaaaagatggtgtggttgtttcaaggagcacaatacaacgatccTTGAACAAAAAGCTGCAtagtcgagttgccagaaagaagcctttactgcgccaatgccagtaaaagcccagttacaatatgcctgacaacaccttgacacgccttacagcttctggcacactgtaatgtggagtgacgagaccaaaatagagctttattgtcacaaccataagcgttacgtttggagaggggtcaacaaggcctgtagtgaacagaataccatccccactatgaagcatggtggtggctcactgatgttttgggggggtgtgagctctaaaggcacagggaatattgtgaaaatgtatggcacaATGAATGCTGCAtcttatcagaaaatactggcatacaatttgatttcttctgcacgaaagctgcgcatgggacggtcttggactttccagcatgacaatgaccctatgcacaaggccaagttcacCCTTCAGTATTTGGGAAAGCTGTGTTTATATCTGCTGGTTTATTAAGATCAACGCGGTCTAGTTTAATAGTATGCATTTCTCTACGGGCTTCTTCATTTCATCTATATCCTGTTGGATCAGTCAGATCATTTGTACAGAAATAATCTTAACAAATGCAGTATGAGTattgaaaaagtacaaaacaaaaagcaatgCTATGGCTTGTGCGAAAGATTCACCTGTTAATTTGAGATAGAACTTGTGCTTCTGGAGCAGAGTTGTTGGAGGATGTAGAAGCACCACCAGAAGCTACAAGACAACCAGACAAAACCACACTTCAAAACATGAATGGTCAGGTATGGTCAAGCCCTGATAAATGGTGAACTTGTATGAGACTCAGTTATCACtttagaaacaaaataaagacaCTCACTATTGGCTTGAATGAAACCTGAAACCCATATGAGCATGTTATATTATTTACTCTGATAACTTATGGTCCCGTTCTATAAGAGAGTATTCTGAATATTGATACAAACAGAATGTAATTCTACTACCACTAACCACTGTACAATTCAAAAACTTATAGACAAAGACTGCTACTAATTCAGTACTGCTACTTCATAACTGGAAATGATCTGATTATAAGACTGTAGTATTAAAGACCACCAAACCTATAATAGTCTCCCCCTGACTCACCTTGCCTGGTCTTCTTCTTCCAAATGAATGCAGCAACAATGACCAGGAGGAGAGTTACCACCACTGCAGTGATGAGGCCAGTGGTGTTTGGGTCTTTTACATCTGTAATTATCACAACAGAGCATTCACACTGTTACTTGTTAGAGGTGGACACGGAACAGTGAAATTATAGGGTAAAGTTGGGGACAGAATCACAGGAACAGGCAGGCagtaaatacaaaacaaaaaaagtagtTTGGGTTATAGAAGAGCTGTGGGATAGGGACAACGGAGAAGAGAAAGGAATACATGTTCACTTCTGTGTCTTACCCCAGTTGGTCTCGATCTCATCCTCAGTCAGAACCTTGATGAAGACCTCATTTATTCCTGAGTCCTGAACCACACACTGATACTTGTTGTTCTTCCACTCCTCAGGCTTTACTGTAAGATGGACACTTTTCTGGAACGTTCCATCATCGTTGTGGAGAgtctctcccatctccacatCTTCATGGTGATCTTGTCCATCTTTCTTCCAggtcactatgacttccctggTGTAGAAACCTGTAGCATGGCAGGTcactggagaggagggggtcTTCTGGAGCAGAGACACTGATGGAgggactggagagagagacagaaacaaagagaagacagaaaggggagagaAATGCAGATAGAAGGTTAGACGAGAAATACTTTGTATGCACTGTGGAATGggtaaaatagaaaataagtgACTTGTGCAATGGCCATCGAATACGTGGAATTTGAAgtccattgaaaacctgtgttTTTGAAGATGACAGTCCAGTGCAGACGGAAGGATCTCACTGATTTTACTTCTTATGGAGGAATTGTCTAAGATGCCTTTGAATGTTCCCTGATCTCAGAAAACATTAGAAAAAATGGCTCAGGGCTCTTATCCTGGCAATGACAGGATGGAAGTGTACAAAAAACTGGGATGCCAATTATTTGACCCTTTATGTTAAGGAAAATACACTTACTGGATAATTTGAGAAATACTTAACTGTAGTTGTTCACATTGAATTCTAATATTGTAACAATGTCAATGTCTGTGTTGTTATGCAGCCTTTTTTGTTTATCTTTATCTAGTATTGTAATATAGTATTGTTGCTCCAACCTACTTCCTTTGTTTTGCCATCAGTGACAACCATCCATTCTTGCAAATAACGTGTTTTTATGTAAATTGAGGTGGTTGAGAGAAAGgagttaacatttaaaaaattgacAGGAGTGGTACACGAGAAAGAATGGGACAGAAAATGTGAGTGAGAAAAAGGGATGGAGATGTtgtgacaggaggagagaggaaaacagaaataggAGAGAACAGAGATATGATGATATggtcaaaataaacaatattgtaatttctttgtcagtgcaGCTCCATCAATTTTAGTGTCTCTGTACCTGTCCTCATCAGACTGCTCTTCCTGTAGTCCAGAAACTTCTTCAGCCACTCAATACACTCCTGGGTGAGATAGTTCTTCCAGTACTCATTGTCAGCTTTGTCATTGTCCCATCTGTCCTTGGTGATGACTGCCTGTGGTTTTGAAGTGATCCATGTCAATGTCTTCAGGTCAAATGAGATGAAGTCTTCTCCATCATATCCAAATGGCAAAAACCCCTCTGTGACTCCAGTCTCCTCATCCCACTCACAACCCATCATCACCTGCAATGTGTGTacacctgagagagagagaccatcaACACTGTACATTGCTTTGACTGTTATCAGTTGTTTAGGTAGTTTTATGGAAATTCCATAAATTAGAACTCTAAATGGAAGTACAGagaaaattctcttggcacaattagcagtttattaatattttcaaatagagAGAAGCatcaaaagcttacaaaataaataaacctggGAGGCATCTATGAAGTAACACAAGCATCAGTACTTATACAGTGCAAAGGGGTGTAGCCAAGCTACTGCagagctgtcctatgtcaacaatacacattccctttgttccatcaTTAGTTAGGTTTTAAACAAAAGGGCAGGCTGTTCTCCCACCTTATCCCAAGTAAGTAAGGACACTGTAGGTGACCTATTAAACTCAGAAGGGACACAGACCATCtggacaaagaacagatacagGGATGGCttaaacagataaacagattGACGGAGGacccaatgatctactgataccattcaatgatgaccataaacagaaaccagatccccctctcccacattcattttctcatctaaacataGGGACTTTAACCAGTAACTCCTTCATACATTTATTGAATTATGAATACATCGGATCAAGAAATTCCATGACAGTAGATCCACCTTAGACCTGCTACAGTGTGATATTACACCAATCACAAGAGTCAGGCAGATTATGTTAAAATCAGAGAGTAGAATCAAAGAGTCGAATCAGAGAGTAGAATCAGAGAGTAGAATCAGAGAGTAGAATCAGAGAGTAGAATCTCTGTTCAGCCAGGAACaacaagagaaagagatggacacGCTGACATGACTAACACTGGCACAAACATGCACTATACAATAGGAGTGAAATGGTACGTGTACTCATATTAAATCATTCCGTACAGGGTCCAGGGTGCACAGAACAATACATTATCATACATTATAACtagaaaaaataatacatattcatacacatatatacacactgctcaaacaaattaagggaacatttaaatcacatATCAGGCCTTGATGAAcgaaatgtattaaagatcaaaatctttacggTACATTGTGTAATGCGTTGTGAACAAAATGGCGTAACAACGGTCACTGGAAACCAAAATTACCAACCGATTGAgtactggattcaaactcataccgaaaatctaagttaacaattgaaatcacaaacGGCCTACAccctctggccacatgaggccgggcactgtcctgcaccaggaggaacccagggcccaccgCACCAGCATGAGGTCTGACGTTAGCtagcaaccctccaaggatatgcctctccagaccatcactaacccaccgccaaaccggtcatgctggatgatgttgcaggccacataacgttcaccatggcatcGCCAGACTCTTTTACgtatgtgctcagtgtgaacctgctctcatctgtgaagagaacggggcgccaatggcggacctgccaattctggtgttctctggtgaatgctaACCGAGcagcatggtgctgggctgcgagtacaggtcccactagaggacgttgggccctcatgtcTCCCTCATggggtctgtttctgacagtttcgTTAgtaacatgcacaccagtagcccgctggaggtcattttgtagggctctggcagtgctcctcctgttcctccttgcacagaGGAGCAGATACCGATCCTGCTTCTGGGATGATACCCTTTAACGGcactgtccagctctcctcgtgtaacggcccagtctcctggtatctcttccatgctcttgagactgtgctgggagacacagcaaatgtTCTTGCAACCATCCTGGAGGAGATgtactacctgtgcaacctgaatgcgCTGCAGGTATTGCCTAATGCGACCAGTAGTGATAAGGACacaagcaaaacacaaaactagagaagaatcagtcaggaaggataaagagagagcaattgtctgcgtcaaccacctgcaaaaccattccctttttgggggttgtcttgctgttgcctctccaatgcacctgttgtcactttcattcgcaccaaaacaggtgacattgatttacaatcgcttatgcttcctaactggacagattgatatccctgaagtttaattgacttggtgttatactgtgatgattatgtgttccctaaATTTTTgcagtatatatatttaattgaaaaaagatATTACTGCATTAAACAATGGCATATAAATTAACTTGCGAAAAATATCCACACAGTAATAAAGTTTTCTTTAAATAAAGTTGT
Encoded here:
- the LOC117594959 gene encoding BOLA class I histocompatibility antigen, alpha chain BL3-7-like isoform X2, yielding MKVILLILGIELLPTVSAAFHSLKHTCTALSGDTNFPEFTALSLLDNVQVAYFDSNTKTVVPKTEWIRREGPDYLTSLTDISIDGHQRLKAHLQIFKDQFNQSMSTGVHTLQVMMGCEWDEETGVTEGFLPFGYDGEDFISFDLKTLTWITSKPQAVITKDRWDNDKADNEYWKNYLTQECIEWLKKFLDYRKSSLMRTVPPSVSLLQKTPSSPVTCHATGFYTREVIVTWKKDGQDHHEDVEMGETLHNDDGTFQKSVHLTVKPEEWKNNKYQCVVQDSGINEVFIKVLTEDEIETNWDVKDPNTTGLITAVVVTLLLVIVAAFIWKKKTRQASGGASTSSNNSAPEAQVLSQINRQFLTPALKQM